In Populus alba chromosome 1, ASM523922v2, whole genome shotgun sequence, a single window of DNA contains:
- the LOC140955273 gene encoding uncharacterized protein, whose protein sequence is MELLASYNEQVGALVLGNAPQNAKYTSHQIQKEILHVFARNVQSSIHHEIGDARFCLIVDEARDESRREQMALVIRFVDRSGFIRERFLDIVHVKDTTTATLKEEISFVLSHHNLEVQNIRGQGYDGASNMRGEWNGLQALFINDCPYAYYVHCLAHQLQLALIAAAREISDVHTFFQNLIFIINIVSASCKRNDELRAFQTTTIEHLVDIGEIETGKGVNQVGGLQRPGDSRWSSHFKSIAV, encoded by the coding sequence atgGAACTTTTAGCATCATACAATGAACAAGTAGGTGCTCTTGTTTTGGGTAATGCTCCACAAAATGCTAAATACACCtcacatcaaattcaaaaagaaattttgcatgtctttgcTAGAAATGTTCAGTCTTCAATTCATCATGAGATTGGTGATgcaagattttgtttaattgttgaTGAAGCTCGAGATGAATCTAGAAGAGAGCAAATGGCCCTTGTTATTAGGTTTGTTGATAGAAGTGGATTTATACGAGAAcgatttttggatatagttcatgTCAAAGATACAACTACTGCAACTCTTAAGGAAgagatttcctttgttttatctCATCATAATCTTGAAGttcaaaatattaggggtcaaGGATATGATGGTGCCAGTAATATGCGTGGAGAGTGGAATGGTTTGCAAGCTTTATTCATTAATGATTGCCCTtatgcatattatgtacattgcTTAGCTCATCAGTTACAATTAGCTCTTATTGCTGCAGCTAGAGAAATATCTGATGTTCACACTTTCTTTcagaatttgatctttattattaacattgttaGTGCTTCTTGCAAGCGTAATGATGAGTTACGGGCTTTTCAAACAACTACAATTGAGCATCTAGTTGATATTGGTGAGATTGAAACGGGTAAAGGAGTTAATCAAGTAGGTGGTTTGCAACGACCTGGAGATAGCAGATGGAGTTCGCATTTCAAATCAATTGcagtttga